One window of the Streptomyces sp. TS71-3 genome contains the following:
- a CDS encoding serine/threonine-protein kinase, producing MNMAMMRLRREDPRVVGSFRLHRRLGAGGMGVVYLGSDRRGQRVALKVIRPDLAEDQEFRSRFAREVSAARRIRGGCTARLVAADLEADRPWFATQYVPGPSLHDKVAEEGPLSAADVAAVGAALSEGLVAVHEAGVVHRDLKPSNILLSPKGPRIIDFGIAWATGASTLTHVGTAVGSPGFLAPEQVRGAAVTPATDVFALGATLAYAATADSPFGHGSSEVMLYRVVHEEPQVQGVPDALAPLVSACLAKDPEERPSTLQLSLRLKEIAARETHGLADVRPAGPRGDLGRPSGRLAQEYVEQRTQRRPPVPSQGTPTPRNGSARTSGARGAGGRPGPRSQPGQPGRESARPGAKPAARGGTGRGGPRPAGSGRRPANPRLLRQRLFVFVVVTLLVALGIAAAQGCQGPDRGLGGVPARPPAGSAHSASAGRGAGVSAPPPAPQDSAPLPVAHDSAPLPVPPVPQDSGRPAVTA from the coding sequence ATGAACATGGCGATGATGCGGCTCCGGCGCGAGGACCCGCGAGTCGTCGGCTCGTTCAGGCTCCACCGGCGCCTGGGCGCGGGCGGGATGGGCGTGGTCTATCTGGGGTCGGACCGCCGCGGCCAGCGGGTCGCGCTGAAGGTGATCCGCCCGGACCTGGCGGAGGATCAGGAGTTCCGGTCCCGCTTCGCGCGCGAGGTCTCCGCGGCCCGCCGGATCCGCGGCGGCTGCACGGCCCGGCTGGTGGCCGCCGACCTGGAGGCGGACCGCCCGTGGTTCGCGACGCAGTACGTCCCCGGCCCCTCCCTGCACGACAAAGTGGCCGAAGAGGGCCCCCTGTCGGCCGCCGATGTGGCCGCCGTGGGCGCCGCCCTGTCAGAGGGTCTGGTCGCCGTGCACGAGGCGGGCGTGGTGCACCGGGACCTGAAACCGTCGAACATCCTGCTGTCCCCGAAGGGCCCGCGGATCATCGACTTCGGCATCGCGTGGGCGACCGGCGCCAGCACGCTCACGCACGTCGGCACGGCGGTCGGCTCGCCCGGCTTCCTCGCGCCGGAGCAGGTGCGCGGAGCCGCCGTCACACCCGCCACGGACGTCTTCGCGCTGGGCGCGACGCTGGCCTACGCAGCGACCGCCGACTCCCCGTTCGGGCACGGCAGTTCCGAGGTGATGCTGTACCGGGTGGTGCACGAGGAGCCCCAGGTGCAGGGCGTCCCCGACGCGTTGGCCCCGCTGGTCAGCGCCTGCCTCGCCAAGGACCCGGAGGAGCGGCCGAGCACGCTGCAACTCTCCCTGCGGCTCAAGGAGATCGCGGCCCGCGAGACCCACGGCCTGGCGGACGTCCGGCCCGCCGGCCCGCGCGGCGACCTCGGCCGCCCGTCGGGGCGGCTCGCCCAGGAGTACGTGGAGCAGCGCACCCAGCGGCGCCCGCCCGTCCCGTCGCAGGGCACCCCCACGCCCAGGAACGGCAGCGCACGCACCAGCGGGGCGCGGGGGGCCGGCGGGCGTCCCGGTCCCCGCTCCCAGCCGGGCCAGCCGGGCCGCGAGTCGGCGCGCCCCGGCGCGAAGCCCGCGGCGCGTGGCGGCACGGGCCGCGGCGGGCCGCGGCCGGCCGGCTCCGGGAGGCGTCCGGCCAACCCCCGGCTGCTGCGGCAGCGGCTGTTCGTGTTCGTGGTGGTGACCCTGCTGGTGGCGCTGGGCATCGCGGCCGCGCAGGGCTGCCAGGGGCCGGACCGCGGTCTCGGCGGGGTCCCGGCCCGGCCGCCGGCGGGCTCGGCGCACTCCGCGAGCGCCGGTCGGGGCGCGGGTGTGTCGGCTCCTCCGCCGGCCCCCCAGGACTCGGCTCCCCTACCGGTGGCTCACGACTCGGCTCCCCTGCCGGTCCCGCCGGTCCCTCAGGACTCGGGCCGGCCCGCCGTCACCGCGTAG
- a CDS encoding RNA methyltransferase — protein MAAPQTVDDPDDPRLRDYTDLTDVELRRRREPAEGLFIAEGEKVVRRALDAGYTMRSMLLSEKWFAAMGDIIESATAPVYAVTPELAERVTGYHVHRGALAAMQRRPLPAAEDLLRTARRVAVMESVNDHTNVGAIFRSAAALGMDAVLLSPDCADPLYRRSVKVSMGAVFSVPYARVPVWPGGLDALGRAGFELLALTPDARAVPLDTVAAHRKPRVALMVGAEGTGLSRRALSAADALVRIPMAHGVDSLNVGAAAAVAFYAVTAGRPES, from the coding sequence GTGGCCGCACCCCAGACCGTGGACGACCCGGACGACCCCCGGCTGCGGGACTACACGGACCTGACGGACGTGGAGCTGCGCCGCAGGCGGGAGCCCGCCGAGGGGCTGTTCATCGCCGAGGGGGAGAAGGTCGTCCGGCGCGCCCTGGACGCCGGGTACACGATGCGCTCGATGCTGCTCTCCGAGAAGTGGTTCGCCGCCATGGGCGACATCATCGAGTCCGCCACCGCCCCCGTGTACGCGGTCACGCCCGAACTGGCCGAGCGGGTCACCGGCTACCACGTGCACCGCGGCGCGCTCGCCGCCATGCAGCGCCGGCCGCTGCCCGCCGCGGAGGACCTGCTGCGGACCGCGCGCCGCGTCGCGGTGATGGAGTCCGTCAACGACCACACCAACGTGGGCGCGATCTTCCGCTCCGCCGCGGCGCTCGGCATGGACGCGGTGCTGCTCTCGCCGGACTGCGCGGACCCGCTCTACCGGCGTTCCGTGAAGGTCTCCATGGGCGCCGTCTTCTCGGTGCCGTACGCGCGCGTGCCCGTGTGGCCGGGCGGCCTCGACGCGCTCGGGCGGGCCGGGTTCGAGCTGCTCGCGCTCACTCCGGACGCGCGGGCCGTCCCCCTCGACACCGTGGCCGCGCACCGGAAGCCGCGGGTGGCGCTGATGGTGGGCGCCGAGGGCACCGGCCTGTCCCGCCGCGCACTCTCGGCGGCCGACGCCCTGGTGCGGATTCCGATGGCGCACGGCGTCGACTCGCTGAACGTCGGTGCGGCGGCCGCGGTCGCCTTCTACGCGGTGACGGCGGGCCGGCCCGAGTCCTGA
- the cobA gene encoding uroporphyrinogen-III C-methyltransferase yields MPEHPAYPVGLRLSGRRTVVLGGGQVAQRRLPALLGAGADVVLVSPSATASVEAMAERGELRWERRRYAEGDLAGAWYALIATSDPVANAAASAEGERERVWCVRADDAEAATALTPATGRGAGVAVAVLSATMHDRDPRRTAAVRDAIVEALRDGSLVARQHRVRTPGVALVGGGPGDPELITVRGRRLLAEADVVIADRLGPRDLLDELPPHVEVIDAAKIPYGRYMAQEAINNALIEHAKAGRAVVRLKGGDPFVFGRGMEEVQALAAAGIACTVVPGISSTISVPGAVGIPVTHRGVAHEFTVVSGHVAPDDERSLVDWEALAALRGTLVVLMGVDKIGSIAAALIAHGRPADTPVALVQEGTTATQRRVDATLGTVGEVARSEQVKPPAVIVIGPVVRVGPGTPE; encoded by the coding sequence ATGCCAGAACACCCTGCCTATCCCGTCGGCCTGCGCCTGTCCGGCCGCCGCACCGTGGTCCTCGGCGGCGGCCAGGTGGCCCAGCGCCGCCTGCCCGCCCTGCTCGGCGCGGGCGCCGACGTCGTGCTCGTCTCGCCGTCGGCCACCGCCTCCGTGGAGGCCATGGCCGAGCGCGGCGAGCTCCGCTGGGAACGCCGCCGGTACGCCGAGGGAGACCTCGCGGGCGCCTGGTACGCCCTGATCGCCACCAGCGATCCCGTGGCCAACGCCGCGGCGTCGGCCGAGGGCGAGCGGGAGCGCGTGTGGTGCGTGCGGGCGGACGACGCCGAGGCCGCGACGGCACTGACCCCGGCCACCGGGCGCGGCGCCGGCGTCGCGGTCGCGGTGCTCAGCGCCACGATGCACGACCGCGACCCGCGCCGCACCGCGGCCGTCCGCGACGCGATCGTGGAGGCGCTGCGGGACGGCTCGCTGGTCGCCAGGCAGCACCGCGTCCGGACGCCCGGCGTCGCGCTCGTCGGCGGTGGCCCCGGCGACCCCGAGCTGATCACCGTGCGCGGCCGGCGGCTGCTCGCCGAGGCGGACGTCGTCATCGCGGACCGCCTCGGCCCCCGCGACCTGCTGGACGAACTCCCCCCGCACGTCGAGGTGATCGACGCGGCCAAGATCCCGTACGGCAGGTACATGGCCCAGGAGGCCATCAACAACGCCCTGATCGAGCACGCCAAGGCGGGCAGGGCGGTGGTACGGCTCAAGGGCGGCGACCCGTTCGTCTTCGGCCGCGGCATGGAGGAGGTGCAGGCGCTCGCCGCGGCGGGCATCGCCTGCACGGTCGTGCCGGGGATCTCCAGCACCATCTCGGTGCCCGGCGCCGTGGGTATCCCGGTCACCCACCGGGGCGTCGCGCATGAGTTCACCGTGGTCAGCGGCCATGTCGCGCCCGACGACGAACGGTCGCTGGTCGACTGGGAGGCGCTCGCGGCGCTGCGCGGCACCCTGGTCGTGCTGATGGGCGTCGACAAGATCGGCAGCATCGCGGCCGCCCTGATCGCCCACGGCAGGCCCGCGGACACCCCCGTGGCGCTGGTCCAGGAGGGCACCACCGCCACCCAGCGCCGCGTCGACGCCACCCTCGGCACCGTCGGGGAGGTCGCCCGGAGCGAGCAGGTCAAGCCGCCCGCGGTCATCGTCATCGGCCCGGTGGTGCGGGTCGGCCCCGGCACCCCCGAGTGA